In Melitaea cinxia chromosome 4, ilMelCinx1.1, whole genome shotgun sequence, a single genomic region encodes these proteins:
- the LOC123670055 gene encoding flocculation protein FLO11 produces MDHRIFVFLAISAQLCCLVSSEGPFYDGGQKAPPPPGNFLTQTVYGFLDFTTTIGNTVMVFSPNSAPPPEPPSTEKSVQENIIETKPPPISNVKPEAIKPSKTTDKAKTNKAAAPVAASSAISVIASSPKKEDKVANIPKSVAKEQKQVITKVEVVAGPSKIVGSVSKQISGKGNKQSSQPKKQQKNQSIKSITNVVSSKVEVKHNASPSAVINPKFSSIVEIKSSQAEEEPAILVSNNIGEPEYDYLSRQPSEFVEETYRVINLRPSKAHAQKPKNNLKNRHQPTPPADDEEHPVGLVTTLGGTIVKDGLTTVHETSVIGTYISGKYAQVLNSNSKILQSGHKAKISPSPSHRILKTVAPTIPKNHKHNLEPTPSISDEDNNHVKTTRRQTSSASSFKNRHRPQNNENESPEPSPSSQGKKFKNRNTSHSQRTQSESSSFSNRRKSNRNSGHKTTVTPANNNENQSRRGFKPRVQPTAVEHVTPVASSSVYKFKLNRPQSSGRWQYKTSPKPKVTIRKMNGDDESQTTPSLNPLLDDSQSNDFSLQSRSDNDLELSGSQSGPGALLDNDSEDNSIEKPPSVETLKVEISTPADFRDVYYEIATLKSPYTFQVGRVKNTRIITVTSTIEKRIPQTAVPLNSQSLLNEPLTENILATASPYGKDHYFLDSSIATLPPITLSSDMETPPLETVTETFSTTQNMLKTHILPIVRDANITSSLTFIQTYQVTRFVTATKTLPPMDFYQFIPSKTLKEFNSRLDEAGSELHLELDFGDSNEDEDGVPRRVFPPDLDLANIGSNFDLTEIDKYRDNHLRLKKAHGQNKVNQVTDSPLPITPALTPEQAQQLALLRLLNPAAAAQIPNVVTTSRPILKYETIYESHVIPLFDGKSTIQSTISRPVATVTKTEYEIGTSSLPALPLNPLFPQQQQFTVTSTPVVLNTEVVSTNSQVLKLTFGAKTVYTTLFTTTLVPTVVTSYVTSSVPVQPSAPSFPGYFPAPFAPFPYVG; encoded by the exons ATGGATCATaggatttttgtatttttggcGATATCCGCCCAACTTT GCTGCCTCGTATCATCTGAAGGTCCATTCTACGATGGGGGGCAGAAGGCACCTCCGCCTCCTGGGAACTTTCTTACTCAGACTGTATATGGATTTCTAGATTTTACTACTACAATCGGCAACACTGTAATGGTATTTTCGCCAAACTCAGCTCCACCACCAG aaccGCCGTCAACGGAAAAATCCgtacaagaaaatattatagaaaCAAAGCCGCCACCGATTAGTAATGTAAAGCCAGAGGCTATCAAACCAAGTAAAACAACGGATAAAGCTAAAACTAACAAAGCGGCAGCCCCAGTCGCAGCATCGAGTGCAATTTCAGTTATAGCTTCTTCCCCTAAAAAAGAAGATAAAGTTGCAAATATCCCAAAATCAGTAGCCAAGGAACAAAAACAAGTAATAACTAAAGTTGAAGTTGTAGCAGGGCCATCTAAAATCGTAGGAAGTGTATCCAAGCAAATATCAGGAAAAGGAAACAAACAATCTTCCCAGcctaaaaaacaacaaaaaaatcaaagtatCAAAAGTATTACTAACGTCGTAAGCAGTAAAGTTGAAGTAAAACATAATGCATCACCGTCTGCAGTGATAAACCCTAAATTTAGTAGTATAGTTGAAATAAAATCTAGCCAAGCTGAAGAAGAACCTGCAATTTTAGTGTCAAATAACATCGGTGAACCGGAATACGATTATTTATCACGGCAACCATCAGAGTTTGTAGAAGAAACTTATCGAGTGATCAATTTGCGACCGTCAAAAGCGCATGCAcagaaaccaaaaaataatcttaaaaacaGACATCAACCAACTCCTCCAGCGGACGACGAAGAGCATCCTGTTGGTCTTGTGACTACTCTCGGTGGAACAATAGTCAAAGACGGACTAACAACTGTGCATGAAACCAGTGTTATTGGTACATATATATCAGGAAAGTACGCACAAGTACTAAACagtaattcaaaaattttacagTCTGGCCATAAAGCTAAAATTTCACCCAGTCCATCCCATAGGATTTTAAAAACTGTAGCACCAACTATTCCAAAAAATCATAAACACAATCTAGAACCAACTCCGTCAATAAGCGACGAAGACAACAATCATGTTAAAACAACTCGAAGACAAACAAGTAGCGCAAGTTCTTTCAAAAACCGCCATAGACCTCAAAACAATGAAAATGAAAGTCCTGAACCTAGCCCTTCTAGCCAAggcaaaaagtttaaaaataggaATACTTCACATTCTCAGCGAACTCAAAG TGAATCATCATCTTTTTCTAATAGACGAAAAAGCAACCGCAACTCTGGTCACAAAACAACCGTGACTCCAGCAAACAACAATGAAAATCAATCCAGGCGTGGATTCAAACCTCGTGTTCAGCCCACAGCAGTTGAACATGTTACTCCAGTTGCATCTTCAAGTGTCTATAAGTTTAAGCTAAACCGACCGCAAAGTTCTGGACGCTGGCAATATAAAACTAGTCCAAAACCAAAAGTAACGATTCGTAAAATGAACGGTGATGATGAATCACAAACTACGCCTAGCTTAAATCCTCTTCTTGATGATTCTCAGTCAAACGATTTCTCCCTTCAATCTCGCTCCGATAACGATCTTGAACTATCGGGCTCACAAAGTGGTCCTGGTGCTTTGTTAGATAATGATAGTGAGGATAATTCTATCGAAAAACCACCATCAGTTGAAACACTTAAAGTAGAAATTTCGACTCCAGCTGATTTCCGAGATGTTTACTACGAAATTGCAACCCTTAAGTCTCCTTACACATTCCAG gtTGGACGCGTCAAAAACACACGTATTATCACCGTGACCAGTACAATTGAAAAACGTATCCCTCAAACAGCAGTGCCTTTAAATTCTCAGAGTCTTCTTAATGAACCACTAACTGAGAATATATTGGCAACGGCATCGCCATACGGAAAGGatcattattttttagattCTAGCATAGCGACATTACCGCCAATCACACTTTCATCCGACATGGAAACTCCTCCTTTAGAAACTGTGACTGAAACGTTTAGTACTACTCAAAATATGCTCAAAACTCATATATTACCAATTGTAAGAGATGCCAATATAACAAGTAGTCTTACTTTTATACAGACTTATCAAGTCACCAGGTTCGTAACAGCGACTAAAACTCTACCACCAATGGACTTCTATCAATTCATACCAAGTAAAACATTGAAAGAATTTAATAGTCGTCTTGATGAAGCTGGTTCCGAATTACATCTTGAGTTAGATTTTGGTGATAGTAATGAAGACGAGGATGGAGTACCACGTCGCGTCTTTCCACCTGATTTGGACCTTGCTAATATTGGTTCAAACTTTGACCTCACTGAAATTGATAAGTATAGAGACAACCACTTAAGACTTAAAAAAGCCCACGGACAAAATAAAGTAAACCAAGTAACTGACTCACCACTTCCAATAACTCCAGCATTGACTCCAGAACAAGCCCAACAACTTGCTCTGCTAAGATTACTTAACCCTGCCGCAGCTGCACAAATCCCAAATGTCGTTACAACATCAAGACCAATACTTAAATATGAAACCATATATGAGTCTCACGTGATACCACTTTTCGATGGAAAGAGTACAATTCAGAGCACAATATCAAGACCAGTAGCCACAGTAACGAAAACTGAATATGAAATAGGAACAAGTAGCTTACCAGCCCTACCACTCAACCCTCTTTTCCCTCAGCAACAACAGTTTACTGTAACTTCAACTCCAGTTGTATTAAACACGGAAGTTGTTTCTACGAATAGTCAAGTTTTGAAATTGACATTCGGTGCCAAAACAGTGTATACGACACTGTTCACGACTACACTTGTTCCAACGGTAGTGACATCTTACGTAACGTCTTCTGTACCCGTGCAACCAAGCGCCCCCAGTTTTCCCGGATACTTCCCTGCGCCATTTGCACCTTTTCCTTACGTTGGATAA